In one Gammaproteobacteria bacterium genomic region, the following are encoded:
- a CDS encoding DEAD/DEAH box helicase, which produces MSFSSLGLCDELLKAVAEQGYEKPSPIQLEAIPAVLSHRDVMAAAQTGTGKTASFTLPMVQRLAAGKRPAAKQVRALVLTPTRELAAQVAESVQNYSRYLNIRSAVVFGGVKAGPQISKLQGGLDVLVATPGRLMDLYNQRAINFDQLEVLVLDEADRMLDMGFIHDIRRIQKLLPVKRQTLMFSATFSKEIKALAKGMINNPIYVEVAAANCTADNIKQIIHPVDKSQKRDVLIHLIKTNNWHQVLVFSRTKHGANRLARQLDSVGIQAAAIHGDKSQGARTRALDNFKKGSIAVLVATDIAARGIDIDQLPYVVNFDLPQVPEDYVHRIGRTGRAGSNGLAISLVSIDESKQLHAIERVIGRKFERDVIEGFEPKDKVPTISTNSTRRPAQPRRGQGQGQRRAAGRSAAPRNRSSH; this is translated from the coding sequence ATGTCATTTTCTTCCCTCGGCCTGTGTGATGAGCTGTTAAAAGCAGTTGCAGAGCAAGGTTATGAAAAACCCTCACCGATTCAGCTGGAAGCGATTCCGGCGGTACTCAGCCATCGCGATGTAATGGCGGCAGCGCAAACCGGCACCGGTAAAACGGCCAGCTTTACGTTACCGATGGTGCAGCGCCTGGCAGCGGGTAAACGCCCGGCAGCCAAGCAGGTGCGCGCATTGGTGCTCACACCCACACGCGAGCTGGCAGCCCAAGTGGCCGAAAGCGTGCAGAACTACAGTCGTTACCTTAATATTCGCTCTGCGGTGGTCTTTGGTGGGGTGAAAGCTGGCCCGCAAATTTCCAAATTACAAGGTGGGTTGGATGTGCTGGTGGCCACGCCGGGGCGTTTGATGGATCTTTATAATCAACGCGCTATCAATTTTGATCAGCTGGAAGTGCTGGTGCTGGATGAAGCGGATCGGATGTTGGATATGGGTTTTATCCACGACATTCGCCGCATCCAAAAACTGTTGCCGGTAAAACGCCAAACGCTGATGTTCTCTGCCACCTTTTCAAAAGAGATCAAAGCGCTGGCGAAGGGGATGATTAATAACCCTATTTACGTTGAGGTGGCGGCTGCTAACTGCACGGCAGACAACATTAAACAAATTATTCACCCGGTGGATAAATCACAGAAACGTGATGTGCTGATCCACTTGATCAAAACTAATAATTGGCATCAAGTGCTGGTTTTCAGCCGTACTAAACACGGTGCAAACCGGCTGGCTCGACAGTTGGATAGCGTCGGAATTCAAGCCGCAGCTATTCACGGAGACAAGAGTCAGGGCGCACGTACCCGGGCACTGGATAATTTTAAAAAGGGTAGTATTGCAGTGCTGGTGGCCACTGATATTGCGGCCCGTGGTATTGATATTGATCAGCTCCCCTATGTGGTTAATTTTGACTTGCCACAGGTGCCAGAAGATTATGTGCACCGCATTGGTCGCACTGGTCGTGCCGGTTCCAACGGCCTTGCGATCTCACTAGTCAGTATTGATGAGTCAAAGCAGTTGCATGCTATTGAACGTGTTATCGGGCGTAAGTTTGAGCGCGATGTTATTGAGGGGTTTGAACCTAAAGACAAAGTCCCAACAATCTCGACAAATAGCACAAGAAGGCCCGCACAGCCACGCAGAGGGCAGGGTCAAGGGCAGCGGAGGGCAGCGG
- a CDS encoding methyl-accepting chemotaxis protein: MKSLNLKQKGLMLSVFFGVLLILCSVIIFTSLANSQHDSEVVNAVGKQRMLSQMMGKDILSYILAKSSLQTATLEVQKLDEYITQMRTVYTSSVVAPVKSMGLPLSMHPDGQKEVPYPATFARMVSERFSEKSAISVEIITDNPINSEMGLRDQIDRDAFAALNKNGEELYFKEVARDGQLYLNFYTPDRATVAACADCHTQLLGTPVEMGDLLGIRRFVLHYSNDIALGKQRLIPNLDGYEAALTIFSKTLQAMKRGGEYPTDFTLSQAAYFAGSSDAEVLSKISVIETELARFVDAVDRLKSAKIGSDAFALAKQDVLVGSNTLFKLSDGLTVRFVQLAEKKSAYIFWAVVGMLLMSLLAFAVFYLLTSKMIIGPVQEVTRAANAIAEGDLSVRLEVRGDDEIGNLSTSINEMAGSLNQIVAKISGSAEQLASATEQIAVASREMATGAESQSRQMDSVSAAINELGATSTEVCNNTSEAAQAAELASQAATSGGDIVRQSIDGMSRISSAVQDTADNVGELAKHSDQIGQIVSVIEDIANQTNLLALNAAIEAARAGEQGRGFAVVADEVRSLASRTTVATQEIADMIKNIQSGTESAVHSMNVGKQEVESGVELVAKAGSALEEIVTVVDSLSSRFQQIATAATEQSAVADEITQNVTEVTEVSQSTEQTALHTVTATDELAQLASDLQTIVSRFRL, translated from the coding sequence ATGAAAAGCCTTAATCTCAAACAAAAAGGTTTAATGCTTTCCGTCTTTTTTGGCGTGTTATTGATACTTTGCAGTGTCATTATTTTCACCTCACTGGCAAACAGCCAACATGACTCAGAAGTGGTGAACGCAGTGGGTAAGCAGCGCATGTTGAGCCAGATGATGGGTAAAGATATTCTAAGCTATATTCTGGCAAAAAGTAGCTTGCAAACAGCAACCTTAGAAGTCCAGAAACTGGATGAATATATTACGCAGATGCGTACTGTGTATACTTCGAGTGTGGTGGCTCCGGTTAAGTCAATGGGACTCCCTCTCTCCATGCATCCGGATGGCCAGAAGGAGGTCCCTTACCCCGCTACTTTTGCGCGCATGGTGAGTGAGCGGTTTTCAGAGAAAAGTGCTATTTCAGTTGAAATTATCACCGATAATCCAATCAATTCGGAGATGGGCTTGCGTGATCAGATAGATCGTGATGCCTTTGCCGCGTTAAATAAAAATGGTGAGGAACTCTATTTCAAAGAGGTTGCGAGGGATGGCCAGCTCTATCTCAATTTTTATACACCGGATAGGGCAACGGTAGCGGCTTGTGCTGATTGCCATACCCAGCTGCTGGGTACTCCGGTTGAGATGGGTGATCTGCTGGGTATTCGACGTTTTGTTCTTCACTACTCCAATGATATTGCACTGGGCAAGCAGCGTTTAATACCGAACCTGGATGGCTATGAAGCGGCACTGACCATTTTCAGTAAAACACTGCAGGCGATGAAGCGTGGTGGTGAATATCCTACTGATTTTACGTTGAGCCAAGCGGCCTATTTCGCCGGGAGTAGTGATGCTGAGGTGCTGAGCAAGATTTCTGTTATAGAGACAGAGCTGGCGCGCTTTGTTGATGCGGTGGATCGCCTGAAAAGTGCAAAAATTGGTTCGGATGCCTTTGCGCTGGCAAAGCAGGATGTGCTCGTGGGGTCCAATACGCTATTCAAATTGAGTGATGGCCTTACCGTCCGCTTTGTGCAGCTGGCTGAGAAGAAAAGCGCTTACATTTTCTGGGCGGTTGTGGGCATGTTGCTGATGTCACTGTTGGCCTTTGCGGTCTTTTATCTGCTGACCAGTAAAATGATTATTGGTCCAGTACAAGAGGTGACCCGTGCTGCCAATGCCATCGCTGAGGGGGATTTGAGTGTCCGGTTGGAGGTGCGTGGCGATGATGAGATCGGTAACCTTTCAACATCAATTAATGAGATGGCGGGTAGTCTTAATCAGATAGTGGCAAAAATTTCGGGTTCTGCTGAGCAGCTAGCTTCTGCAACGGAGCAAATTGCGGTTGCATCGCGAGAAATGGCCACCGGTGCCGAGAGTCAGAGCCGGCAGATGGACAGTGTCTCTGCGGCAATTAATGAGCTGGGCGCCACCTCTACTGAGGTGTGTAATAACACCAGCGAAGCGGCTCAGGCGGCAGAGCTGGCCTCTCAGGCGGCGACCTCGGGTGGTGATATTGTTCGACAAAGTATCGATGGCATGTCGCGCATCTCCAGTGCGGTTCAAGATACTGCTGATAACGTTGGCGAGCTGGCCAAACATTCGGATCAGATTGGCCAGATTGTCTCGGTGATTGAAGATATTGCCAACCAAACAAACCTGCTGGCACTGAATGCAGCCATTGAGGCGGCCCGAGCAGGTGAGCAGGGGCGTGGTTTCGCAGTGGTTGCCGATGAAGTGCGGTCACTGGCTAGTCGTACCACGGTGGCAACTCAGGAGATTGCCGATATGATCAAAAACATTCAGAGTGGTACTGAGTCGGCGGTTCACTCCATGAATGTGGGTAAGCAGGAGGTGGAGAGCGGTGTTGAGTTGGTTGCCAAGGCGGGCAGTGCGCTGGAGGAAATTGTGACCGTGGTAGATAGCCTCTCAAGCCGTTTCCAGCAAATTGCCACAGCGGCAACCGAGCAGTCGGCTGTTGCCGATGAGATAACCCAAAATGTTACAGAGGTCACCGAGGTCTCTCAAAGCACTGAACAGACGGCGCTGCACACGGTGACTGCCACCGATGAGCTGGCGCAGTTGGCGAGTGATTTGCAGACAATTGTGTCACGCTTTCGTTTATAA
- the lpdA gene encoding dihydrolipoyl dehydrogenase codes for MSNLIEINVPDIGDFDTVEVIEILVSVGDSIAEEQSLITVESDKASMEIPAPQGGVVREILLKVGDNVSKGSAVLLLEVGGVASTVAKTEGVQTVHTPAPAAVNFAGDVDISTEVVVLGSGPGGYTAAFRAADLGKQVVLIERYESIGGVCLNVGCIPSKALLHTAQVINEAEEFEHIGVKFNKPEVDLEQLRDYKNSIVGKLTGGLKGLAKQRKVKIVHGYGKFTSAHTLEVEAADGSKQTIGFQSCIIAAGSRVTKLPFIPWDDPRVMDSTDALEIKEIPKRLLVVGGGIIGLEMATVYDALGANVTVVELSAGLIPGVDRDIVRPLERRIKKRYENIYTNTKVSAIESTDAGLLCTFEGKDAPATDTFDRVLVSIGRTPNGKLIDAEKAGVAVNEWGFIEVDKQQRTNVDHIFAIGDVVGQPMLAHKATHEGKVAAQNIAGEKSFFDARTIPSVAYTDPEVAWMGKTEEECKKEGIQYTKGAFPWAASGRSLSIGRDEGLTKLLFDENHKIIGAAIVGTNAGELIAEAVLALEMGADVEDIALTIHPHPTLSETINFAAEMAEGSCTDLYAPKKK; via the coding sequence ATGAGCAATCTAATTGAGATAAATGTCCCCGATATTGGTGACTTCGACACGGTTGAAGTGATTGAAATTTTGGTGAGTGTGGGTGACTCCATTGCAGAAGAGCAGTCACTGATCACAGTTGAGTCGGATAAAGCCTCGATGGAGATCCCCGCTCCACAAGGAGGTGTGGTTAGAGAAATTCTGCTGAAGGTCGGTGACAACGTCTCCAAAGGAAGTGCAGTGCTCCTACTGGAAGTCGGTGGGGTTGCTTCCACAGTAGCAAAGACAGAAGGGGTGCAAACCGTGCACACGCCAGCTCCCGCCGCCGTTAATTTTGCAGGTGATGTGGACATCAGCACCGAAGTGGTGGTGTTGGGGTCTGGGCCAGGTGGTTATACGGCGGCGTTTCGGGCGGCTGATCTGGGTAAGCAGGTGGTGCTGATTGAGCGTTATGAGAGCATTGGCGGTGTCTGTCTGAATGTGGGCTGTATCCCCTCCAAGGCACTGTTGCATACCGCACAGGTGATCAATGAAGCAGAAGAGTTTGAACACATTGGGGTTAAATTCAACAAGCCCGAGGTGGATCTGGAACAGCTGCGCGATTATAAAAACTCGATTGTCGGTAAACTGACCGGTGGCTTAAAAGGTCTCGCCAAACAGCGTAAGGTGAAAATAGTCCACGGCTATGGAAAATTCACCTCAGCACATACCCTTGAGGTAGAGGCCGCTGATGGTAGCAAACAAACCATTGGTTTCCAGAGCTGTATTATTGCAGCAGGCTCCCGCGTTACCAAATTGCCCTTTATTCCGTGGGATGATCCCCGTGTCATGGACTCAACCGATGCACTGGAGATTAAAGAGATTCCCAAGCGACTACTGGTGGTGGGTGGCGGCATTATCGGCCTGGAGATGGCGACGGTCTATGACGCACTGGGTGCAAATGTCACCGTGGTTGAACTCTCCGCCGGCCTGATTCCGGGTGTTGACCGCGACATCGTGCGGCCACTGGAACGACGTATTAAAAAGCGCTATGAAAACATCTACACCAACACAAAGGTTTCAGCCATTGAGTCAACGGATGCCGGGCTGCTCTGTACCTTCGAAGGTAAGGATGCTCCCGCAACCGATACTTTTGACCGGGTACTGGTCTCCATAGGCCGCACCCCTAATGGCAAGCTGATTGACGCAGAAAAAGCCGGTGTTGCAGTCAATGAGTGGGGCTTTATCGAGGTTGATAAGCAGCAGCGCACCAATGTGGATCATATCTTCGCCATTGGCGATGTGGTGGGCCAACCGATGCTGGCTCACAAGGCGACCCATGAAGGCAAAGTGGCGGCACAAAACATTGCCGGTGAAAAGTCATTCTTCGATGCGCGCACTATCCCATCGGTTGCCTACACGGACCCCGAAGTGGCGTGGATGGGTAAAACCGAAGAGGAGTGTAAAAAAGAGGGTATTCAATATACCAAAGGCGCCTTTCCTTGGGCCGCCTCGGGTCGCTCGCTCTCCATTGGTCGTGATGAGGGGTTAACCAAGCTGCTGTTCGATGAAAATCATAAAATCATCGGCGCGGCGATTGTTGGTACCAACGCCGGTGAGTTAATTGCAGAGGCAGTATTGGCACTGGAGATGGGAGCGGATGTGGAAGATATTGCCCTGACAATACATCCACATCCCACCCTTTCTGAAACTATTAACTTTGCCGCTGAAATGGCCGAGGGGAGCTGTACTGACCTCTATGCACCGAAAAAAAAATAG
- the aceF gene encoding dihydrolipoyllysine-residue acetyltransferase, with amino-acid sequence MSKEILVPDIGDFADVEVIEILVSVGDTVAADDSLISVESDKASMEIPCPEAGVIKEIKVALGDRIAEGSPLIVLEPSTESASAKATEAEVTPAAKTTESSVALPTAKVAPRPARQSPTAKIDEVSFSKAYASPSVRKFARELGVDLGRVDGTGRKGRILKQDVQGFVKHAMSQPAGGGLGVAPMPEIDFSQWGEVESQPLSKINKLTGQFLHRNWVTIPHVTQFDEADVTDMEAFRKELAADYKEKGIRITPLVFLMKALVSAMKQYPRFNSSLDSSGENLIMKSYFNVGIAIDTPDGLVVPVVRDVDHKSIVELAVELGEISVKARDKKLKPSDMQGGSITISSLGGIGGTQFTPIVNAPEVAILGVSRSKMQPVWNGKEFEPRLMLPLSLSYDHRVIDGADGARFTTFLSRVLSDTRRLLL; translated from the coding sequence ATGAGTAAAGAGATACTTGTTCCTGATATTGGTGACTTCGCAGATGTTGAAGTTATTGAGATTTTGGTCTCAGTGGGCGACACCGTCGCCGCTGATGATTCGTTGATTTCAGTAGAGTCAGATAAAGCCTCGATGGAGATCCCTTGCCCCGAAGCGGGTGTAATCAAAGAGATCAAGGTTGCCTTGGGTGATCGTATTGCGGAAGGTAGTCCGCTGATTGTTTTAGAGCCCAGTACCGAATCGGCATCCGCCAAAGCCACTGAAGCTGAGGTGACACCGGCTGCAAAAACAACGGAGTCGAGCGTAGCGCTGCCAACAGCCAAAGTAGCACCCAGACCTGCTCGTCAATCGCCCACCGCAAAAATTGATGAGGTGAGCTTCTCGAAAGCTTATGCCTCGCCCTCGGTACGAAAATTTGCCCGTGAGTTAGGGGTAGACTTGGGCCGAGTAGATGGCACGGGGCGCAAAGGACGTATCCTCAAACAGGATGTGCAGGGCTTTGTGAAACATGCTATGAGCCAGCCTGCCGGCGGTGGCTTAGGCGTTGCGCCGATGCCGGAGATCGACTTCAGCCAATGGGGTGAGGTTGAGTCTCAGCCACTCTCTAAAATCAACAAATTGACGGGTCAATTTCTACATCGTAACTGGGTCACCATTCCCCATGTGACTCAGTTCGATGAGGCTGATGTGACTGATATGGAGGCGTTTCGTAAGGAGCTGGCAGCAGACTATAAAGAGAAAGGGATTCGTATTACACCCTTGGTTTTCCTGATGAAAGCGCTGGTCTCGGCCATGAAACAATACCCGCGTTTTAACTCATCACTGGACTCCAGTGGTGAAAACTTGATTATGAAGAGCTACTTCAATGTCGGTATCGCCATTGATACGCCCGATGGCTTGGTGGTGCCGGTGGTGCGCGATGTGGATCATAAAAGCATTGTCGAACTGGCGGTAGAGTTGGGTGAGATCAGCGTCAAGGCGCGTGATAAAAAACTCAAGCCCTCTGATATGCAAGGTGGTTCAATTACTATCTCTAGTCTCGGTGGTATCGGTGGCACCCAGTTCACACCCATCGTCAATGCACCTGAGGTGGCCATCTTAGGTGTCTCTCGTTCGAAGATGCAGCCAGTCTGGAATGGTAAAGAGTTTGAGCCGCGCTTGATGTTGCCACTGTCACTCTCATATGACCACCGTGTCATTGATGGCGCGGATGGCGCTCGTTTTACCACCTTCCTTAGTCGTGTATTATCCGATACACGCCGCCTGTTGTTGTGA